Proteins encoded together in one Chryseobacterium sp. G0201 window:
- a CDS encoding peptide MFS transporter → MDNIEALSPKQDEFVENKGSRHPKGLWVLFGTEMWERFNFYGMRALLTLFMVNSLLIKEADAAIIYGGFLALCYLTPLLGGFIADKYIGNRNAILIGGSLMAIGQFLLFISASSFSADLGSAKTIMWLALFVIIFGNGFFKPNISSMVGSLYPKQEKSKLDSAFTIFYMGINIGAFLGQFICPYVGDVKDAATGVRDIFAFKWGFLAASIAMVVGTITFFILKNKYVVTPEGRPIGGLPKNNTSADFEEGETQTAKFTGASLGITGGIFVVLFFVFRYLLVGEFGFKAVEMGQLIKGVIYPFIYAAGIALAFLIMSSAENKIERHRIWVIYIVSFFIIFFWAAFEQAGSSLTFIADNQTDRSIFGWNMPPSMVQIFNGIFVVLLAVPFSLCWDKLRAKGKEPVSPMKQAMGLALIALSYFIIAHNVKDLGNSGLLAIKWLMLLYFIQTCGELCLSPIGLSLVGKLAPKRFASLLYGVFFISNAAGYALAGSLGALIPATGDKFSKAQEIGVNLQDVLDKKVTLTATQAAAFEKAQLPLANPTFAGFEIHNLFEFFMVFVVLCGIAAVILALISPILKKMMHGVN, encoded by the coding sequence ATGGATAATATTGAAGCATTAAGTCCGAAACAGGATGAATTTGTAGAGAATAAGGGTTCCAGACATCCAAAGGGATTATGGGTTCTTTTCGGAACAGAAATGTGGGAGCGTTTCAACTTTTATGGAATGAGAGCATTGCTTACCTTATTTATGGTAAACTCCTTATTAATAAAAGAAGCTGATGCAGCAATTATCTACGGTGGATTTTTAGCTTTATGTTATCTGACTCCGCTTTTGGGAGGTTTCATTGCAGATAAATATATCGGAAACCGAAATGCTATTTTAATTGGAGGATCATTAATGGCAATTGGTCAGTTCTTACTATTCATCAGTGCATCAAGTTTTTCTGCTGATTTAGGAAGTGCAAAAACAATTATGTGGCTGGCATTGTTCGTTATTATTTTCGGTAACGGATTCTTCAAGCCAAATATTTCCTCGATGGTAGGAAGTCTTTATCCTAAACAGGAAAAATCAAAACTAGACTCAGCTTTTACGATTTTCTATATGGGAATCAACATTGGAGCATTCTTGGGACAGTTTATTTGTCCATACGTAGGAGACGTAAAAGATGCTGCAACGGGAGTAAGAGATATCTTCGCTTTCAAATGGGGATTCTTAGCTGCTTCAATTGCAATGGTAGTAGGAACAATAACATTCTTTATCCTTAAAAACAAGTATGTAGTAACACCGGAAGGAAGACCTATCGGTGGATTACCAAAAAACAATACAAGTGCAGATTTTGAAGAAGGTGAAACTCAGACAGCAAAATTTACCGGAGCATCATTAGGAATTACAGGAGGTATTTTTGTTGTATTATTCTTCGTTTTCAGATATTTACTTGTTGGTGAATTCGGATTCAAAGCTGTAGAAATGGGGCAATTAATCAAAGGAGTTATCTATCCTTTTATTTATGCTGCAGGTATTGCTTTGGCATTCTTAATCATGAGTTCTGCTGAAAACAAGATTGAAAGACACAGAATTTGGGTAATTTATATCGTATCATTCTTTATTATTTTCTTCTGGGCAGCTTTTGAGCAGGCAGGATCTTCATTAACATTTATTGCAGATAATCAAACTGACAGAAGCATTTTCGGATGGAATATGCCACCTTCAATGGTTCAGATCTTCAACGGAATCTTTGTTGTATTATTAGCAGTTCCTTTCAGTTTATGTTGGGATAAGTTAAGAGCAAAAGGAAAAGAGCCGGTATCTCCAATGAAACAGGCTATGGGTCTTGCATTAATTGCTTTAAGTTATTTCATTATCGCACATAACGTAAAAGATCTTGGAAACTCAGGATTATTAGCAATCAAATGGTTAATGCTATTATATTTCATCCAAACTTGTGGTGAGCTTTGCTTATCTCCGATCGGATTATCTTTAGTAGGTAAATTAGCTCCAAAAAGATTTGCTTCATTACTATATGGTGTGTTCTTTATTTCTAATGCTGCCGGTTATGCATTGGCGGGTTCATTAGGAGCATTGATCCCTGCAACTGGAGATAAGTTCTCTAAAGCACAGGAAATCGGAGTAAATCTTCAGGATGTTTTAGATAAAAAAGTAACGCTAACAGCTACTCAGGCTGCGGCTTTTGAAAAGGCTCAATTACCTTTGGCAAATCCTACTTTTGCAGGATTTGAAATTCACAACTTATTCGAATTCTTCATGGTATTCGTTGTACTTTGTGGTATCGCTGCTGTGATTTTAGCTTTAATTTCACCAATCTTAAAGAAAATGATGCACGGTGTAAACTAA
- a CDS encoding S9 family peptidase, which produces MKKFLLTLTVAAVFQSLSAQEITLDKIYSGYYRGKGIAGITSMKNGENYLVIEQGGIAKYSYKTSQKEGNIVDGQFESYEFSDDESKILLLKESQPIYRHSFLGTFEVKDLKSGKLISLNDGKPVQEPRFSPDATKISFIVDNNLFYQDLNSGKITQITEHGVKNKILNGLADWVYEEEFGHARLYEWTKNSDAILFVKLDETEVPEIYIPIYGKSLYPQEMRYKYPKAGEKNSVASAHIYQLSDGKKTRVNLDSFKHYYIPNVIQTAKPDEIVLITSDRIQNASDVLKVNTKTGSVQKLFTETDEKWIDTDSPTLEFLEDNSFLWGSERDGNRHLYWYDKDGKLKKQITKGNWEVTDYYGFNPKSKEIYVQTTEKGSINKVVSKVNIENGKTQLISNTDGNNSASFSKNYNYFIETSSTAAKPFTYVLKDGNGKVVKELQNNNDQLQKLKSDNFVEKEFITIPNEAGDQMNAWIIKPKNFDKNKKYPLFMFQYSGPGSQQVANSWDNGNAMWFEMLAQKGYVIACVDGRGTGFKGAKFKKVTYMNLGKYEIEDQITAAKWFGNQSYIDKTRIGMFGWSFGGYMTSLAMTKGADVFKMGIAVAPVTNWRYYDSVYTERFMRTPQENADGYDKNSPTEYANLLKGKFLLIHGTADDNVHFQNSMEFSEALIQNKKQFDFMAYPDKNHGIYGGQTRPQLYQKMTDFILENL; this is translated from the coding sequence ATGAAAAAATTCTTACTAACGCTTACAGTTGCTGCTGTATTTCAAAGTTTATCCGCACAGGAAATCACTTTAGATAAAATATATTCAGGATATTACCGTGGAAAAGGCATTGCCGGAATCACTTCCATGAAAAATGGCGAAAATTATTTAGTCATTGAACAAGGAGGAATTGCAAAATATTCTTACAAAACTTCTCAAAAAGAAGGAAATATTGTTGACGGACAGTTTGAAAGCTATGAATTTTCAGATGATGAGTCTAAAATCCTTTTATTAAAGGAAAGTCAGCCCATTTACAGACATTCTTTCCTTGGAACTTTTGAAGTTAAAGATTTAAAATCAGGAAAATTGATCAGTTTAAATGATGGAAAACCCGTTCAGGAACCAAGATTTTCTCCTGATGCAACAAAAATTTCTTTCATTGTTGATAATAATTTATTTTATCAAGATTTAAATTCAGGAAAAATAACGCAAATAACAGAGCATGGGGTTAAAAATAAAATTTTAAACGGTCTTGCTGATTGGGTGTATGAAGAAGAATTCGGGCACGCAAGATTGTATGAATGGACCAAAAATTCTGATGCGATTCTTTTCGTTAAATTAGACGAAACTGAAGTTCCGGAAATCTATATTCCAATCTATGGAAAATCTTTGTATCCGCAGGAAATGCGTTACAAATATCCTAAAGCAGGAGAAAAAAACTCTGTTGCTTCGGCTCATATTTATCAATTAAGTGATGGTAAAAAAACAAGAGTTAATTTAGATAGTTTCAAGCATTATTATATTCCAAACGTTATTCAGACGGCAAAACCGGACGAAATTGTTCTGATCACTTCTGACAGAATTCAAAATGCTTCTGATGTTTTAAAAGTGAATACAAAAACGGGATCCGTTCAGAAATTATTCACGGAAACTGATGAAAAATGGATCGATACAGACAGTCCGACATTAGAATTCTTAGAGGATAATTCCTTCCTTTGGGGTTCTGAGAGAGACGGAAACCGTCATTTGTACTGGTACGACAAAGATGGAAAACTTAAAAAACAAATCACAAAAGGAAACTGGGAAGTAACTGATTATTACGGATTTAATCCAAAATCGAAAGAAATTTACGTTCAGACGACTGAAAAAGGAAGCATCAATAAAGTGGTTTCTAAAGTTAATATTGAAAACGGAAAAACTCAGTTAATCTCTAATACTGATGGAAATAATTCTGCAAGTTTCAGCAAAAACTATAATTATTTCATCGAAACATCTTCTACAGCAGCAAAACCTTTCACTTATGTTTTAAAAGACGGAAATGGTAAAGTTGTAAAAGAACTTCAAAATAACAACGATCAGCTTCAAAAATTAAAGTCTGATAATTTTGTTGAAAAAGAATTCATCACAATTCCAAACGAAGCCGGAGATCAGATGAATGCATGGATTATTAAGCCTAAAAACTTTGATAAAAACAAAAAATATCCATTGTTCATGTTCCAATATTCAGGTCCGGGCTCTCAACAAGTTGCCAATTCTTGGGACAACGGAAACGCAATGTGGTTTGAAATGCTGGCACAAAAAGGTTACGTTATAGCTTGTGTAGACGGACGTGGAACAGGTTTCAAAGGCGCTAAATTCAAGAAAGTTACGTACATGAATTTAGGAAAATATGAAATTGAAGATCAGATTACTGCTGCAAAATGGTTTGGAAATCAATCTTACATCGATAAAACCAGAATCGGAATGTTCGGATGGAGTTTCGGAGGTTATATGACGAGTTTGGCAATGACCAAAGGAGCCGATGTTTTCAAAATGGGAATCGCGGTTGCACCTGTTACCAACTGGAGATATTATGACTCAGTTTACACAGAAAGATTCATGAGAACACCACAGGAAAATGCTGATGGTTATGATAAAAATTCTCCTACCGAATACGCGAATTTATTAAAAGGAAAATTTTTGTTAATCCATGGAACAGCTGATGATAACGTACATTTTCAAAATTCTATGGAATTCTCAGAAGCATTGATTCAAAACAAAAAACAGTTTGATTTCATGGCGTATCCTGATAAAAACCACGGAATTTACGGTGGGCAGACAAGACCGCAATTGTACCAGAAAATGACGGATTTTATCTTGGAAAATCTTTAA
- a CDS encoding DUF6496 domain-containing protein, with protein MSKTKYSDKAQDKVGKVMDEFKEGKLKSSSGEKVTDRKQAIAIGISEAKEQGLKVPKKEKD; from the coding sequence ATGAGCAAAACAAAATATTCAGATAAAGCTCAGGACAAAGTAGGAAAAGTAATGGACGAATTCAAGGAAGGAAAACTGAAATCTTCTTCCGGAGAAAAAGTGACGGACAGAAAACAGGCAATTGCCATCGGAATTTCTGAAGCCAAAGAACAAGGTTTAAAAGTTCCTAAAAAGGAAAAAGATTAG
- a CDS encoding peptide MFS transporter, whose protein sequence is MSLTLDEIQDFKGKYPKQIWSLFFSEMWERFCFYGMRGMLVFFMISQLNFHEKEANLQYGATQAFVYAFTFIGGLFADKILGFRKSLFWGGILMIVGSLILATDPHKFFFLGIAFTVVGTGFFKPNISSMVGQLYKPNDSRADAGFSLFYAGINLGALLGGYLCIAIGKGELFASFIPEELRWHLAFGFAAIVMVISLINFVFTQKSLGPIGLQPGHPDNEIKSAPIPKWQEYGVYVLSLIFVPIIMVMVAKTQYTDYFMYTIGPLTLIYLFYEMTKVTAAERKKLWAALVFILFSILFWGIYEQSGGSLSIFAAKNLNKDLLGLDPNGVNNSGGAFFIIFLAPIIGLLWIWLNKRKIEPNTIIKFGLGFIFLGLGYYVLFATKFFANLQGITSLNFFTIALLVITLGELCLSPIGLSIMTKLSTKNLQGMMMGMWFLASAYGQYVAGIIGAGLATAKEGSTNYDALITYTDGYKQLGLYAVIAGVVLILISPFVKKLMQEVK, encoded by the coding sequence ATGAGCTTAACTTTAGATGAAATACAAGATTTCAAAGGAAAATATCCAAAACAAATATGGAGTTTATTTTTCTCTGAAATGTGGGAACGTTTTTGTTTCTACGGAATGCGCGGAATGTTGGTATTCTTCATGATCTCACAGCTTAACTTCCACGAAAAAGAAGCCAATCTTCAATACGGCGCAACACAGGCATTTGTGTATGCTTTCACATTTATTGGTGGACTTTTCGCTGACAAAATTTTAGGATTCAGAAAATCTTTATTTTGGGGTGGAATATTAATGATTGTTGGAAGTTTGATTTTAGCAACAGATCCACACAAATTCTTTTTCCTTGGGATTGCATTTACGGTTGTAGGAACAGGTTTCTTTAAACCGAATATTTCATCAATGGTTGGTCAGCTTTACAAACCCAATGACTCAAGAGCTGATGCAGGTTTCTCACTTTTTTATGCGGGAATTAATCTTGGAGCCTTGCTTGGAGGATATTTATGTATTGCAATAGGTAAAGGAGAACTTTTTGCAAGTTTTATTCCGGAAGAACTAAGATGGCATCTCGCTTTCGGATTTGCTGCTATTGTAATGGTAATAAGCTTAATTAATTTTGTTTTTACCCAAAAAAGTCTAGGTCCAATTGGACTTCAGCCGGGGCATCCGGATAATGAAATAAAATCTGCCCCAATTCCAAAATGGCAGGAATACGGGGTTTATGTTTTATCATTAATTTTCGTTCCAATTATTATGGTAATGGTTGCAAAGACCCAATATACAGACTATTTCATGTATACCATCGGGCCGCTTACCCTTATTTATCTTTTCTATGAAATGACAAAAGTAACTGCTGCAGAACGTAAAAAACTTTGGGCTGCGCTGGTTTTCATCTTATTCTCTATCCTATTTTGGGGAATTTATGAGCAAAGTGGAGGTTCATTAAGTATTTTTGCTGCTAAAAATTTAAATAAAGACCTTTTAGGGTTAGATCCAAATGGAGTTAATAACTCCGGAGGTGCATTTTTCATCATTTTCTTAGCTCCAATCATCGGTTTGCTTTGGATCTGGCTGAATAAAAGAAAAATAGAGCCTAATACGATCATCAAATTCGGGCTTGGATTTATTTTCCTTGGACTTGGTTATTATGTGTTATTTGCAACTAAATTCTTTGCTAATTTGCAGGGAATCACATCACTGAACTTCTTCACAATCGCTTTATTGGTCATCACTTTGGGTGAACTTTGTCTCTCTCCGATAGGATTATCAATTATGACCAAACTTTCCACAAAAAACCTACAAGGAATGATGATGGGAATGTGGTTTTTAGCCTCAGCTTACGGACAATACGTTGCAGGAATCATTGGGGCAGGGTTGGCAACAGCAAAAGAAGGCTCTACCAACTATGATGCTTTAATCACTTATACTGATGGATATAAACAATTAGGATTATATGCAGTTATTGCCGGAGTTGTATTAATTTTGATCTCCCCATTCGTTAAAAAATTAATGCAGGAAGTAAAATAG
- a CDS encoding peptide MFS transporter: MKTKHPKGLPFLFFTEMWERFGYYLILGIFVLYVIEPTGMKGGLGLPDKTADDIFGTYIALTYLTPFIGGFLADRVLGYIKSIYLGGILMAAGYIGMGVFKELPLFYGSLALIIIGNGFFKPTISTLLGNLYSEEPYKANKDSGYNIFYMGINIGAFICNIIAAFMRNKFGWGEAFITAGVGMLIGMVIFTIGRKHYIHAAQMKPVQEGDTKLSEILLKVFVPAIVAGIIGWFIPGNIFGSDSTDAFIFACVPVIYFYASLYFKAKPTEKASIGALLSVFMISMFFWAVFKQNGTALTRWANYYTDRSVPASLEKPLEDIYMVEGKSYKDKEVPVYNDQYQSQKDKDGNPLKEKGKDIYFKNISTEQKAELENNPEKQVFLYNTELFQSINPFWVIALTPVVVGFWALLRRKGKEPLTPTKIVLGLFISALSCLVMVLAVMAGENGAVKVSALWLVAGYGVITIGELCLSPMGLSFVSKLSPARLTALMMGGFFLANSVGNKLSGILASTWYNYDNKANYFLVNFALLIFATLLGLSMLKRLNKIMKEKGH, encoded by the coding sequence ATGAAGACTAAACATCCTAAAGGCCTACCTTTTCTCTTTTTCACAGAAATGTGGGAGCGTTTCGGCTATTATTTGATCCTCGGAATTTTTGTTCTGTACGTTATTGAACCTACCGGAATGAAAGGAGGTCTGGGACTTCCCGATAAAACTGCGGATGATATTTTTGGAACTTATATCGCATTAACCTATTTAACTCCATTTATCGGAGGATTTTTGGCAGACAGAGTTTTAGGATATATAAAATCTATTTATCTAGGAGGAATTTTAATGGCAGCCGGATATATCGGGATGGGGGTTTTCAAAGAACTTCCTTTATTTTACGGATCTTTAGCATTAATTATTATCGGAAATGGTTTTTTTAAACCTACAATTTCTACTTTATTAGGAAATTTATATTCCGAAGAACCTTATAAAGCGAATAAAGACTCTGGATACAATATTTTCTACATGGGAATCAATATTGGAGCGTTTATTTGCAACATTATTGCCGCTTTTATGCGTAATAAATTCGGTTGGGGTGAAGCATTTATCACTGCCGGAGTTGGAATGTTAATCGGAATGGTCATTTTTACCATTGGTAGAAAACATTACATTCATGCAGCTCAGATGAAACCTGTTCAGGAAGGCGATACGAAGCTTTCTGAAATTTTACTTAAAGTTTTTGTTCCCGCAATTGTAGCCGGAATTATTGGATGGTTTATTCCCGGAAATATTTTTGGAAGCGACAGTACAGATGCATTTATTTTCGCATGTGTTCCTGTTATTTACTTTTACGCTTCACTTTACTTTAAAGCTAAACCGACAGAAAAAGCCTCAATCGGTGCACTTTTATCCGTATTTATGATCAGTATGTTCTTTTGGGCAGTTTTCAAACAAAATGGAACCGCTTTAACAAGATGGGCTAATTATTACACAGACCGAAGTGTTCCAGCATCATTAGAAAAACCATTGGAAGACATCTACATGGTAGAGGGAAAAAGCTACAAAGACAAAGAAGTTCCTGTGTATAATGATCAATATCAGTCTCAAAAAGATAAAGACGGAAATCCTCTTAAAGAAAAAGGAAAAGATATTTATTTCAAAAATATTTCTACAGAACAGAAAGCTGAACTGGAAAACAACCCTGAAAAACAAGTTTTTTTATATAATACGGAACTCTTTCAATCGATCAATCCGTTTTGGGTGATTGCATTGACGCCTGTTGTCGTAGGTTTTTGGGCATTATTGAGAAGAAAAGGAAAAGAACCTTTAACTCCAACAAAAATTGTTCTGGGATTATTTATCTCGGCGCTATCTTGTCTGGTCATGGTATTGGCAGTAATGGCAGGAGAAAACGGAGCCGTAAAGGTTTCAGCATTATGGCTGGTTGCCGGATATGGGGTGATTACTATCGGAGAACTTTGTCTTTCACCAATGGGGCTATCTTTTGTTTCCAAATTATCTCCAGCAAGATTAACGGCATTAATGATGGGTGGTTTCTTCCTTGCCAATTCAGTAGGAAACAAACTATCCGGAATTTTAGCAAGTACGTGGTACAACTATGATAACAAAGCAAATTATTTCCTGGTTAATTTTGCTTTATTAATATTTGCTACTCTTTTAGGCCTTTCTATGTTAAAAAGATTAAACAAAATCATGAAAGAAAAAGGGCATTAA
- the glgP gene encoding alpha-glucan family phosphorylase, whose amino-acid sequence MDFKNFKMPFGINPQYSKKVAYFSMEFALEQVLKIYSGGLGFLAGSHMRSAYNLKQDLIGIGILWKFGYYDQARNHDQTLQPTWTRKMYSFLEDTGIKFQIEIHSAPVWVKVWYLDPEIFNTAPMFFLSTDVPENDHISKTISHRLYDANESTKLAQYILLGKGGAKLLDEMNLERDTYHLNEAHGLPAAFHLLKKYKGDLNKVKEKLVFTTHTPEEAGNEKHNMKLCYDMSYFSGFSMEEVKSIEGFDDDRFNHSLCALKMAKVANGVSQLHGVVSRAMWSKYPGICEITSITNAQEFKYWSDKPLYNSKDENNEIVFDYRKKHLKKRLFKIVADQTGNLFNPNIFTIVWARRFAGYKRAELLLHDKDRFYKLLNNPKYPVQIIWAGKPYPMDYSAISTFNTLVEESKNHKNMAVLTGYELSLSKSLKQGSDLWLNNPRVPREASGTSGMTAAMNGSVNLSTDDGWIPEFAKHGENSFVVPKADYNNMSIYEQDNYDLNKLYEILENEILPTYYDNPNQWRKIQHNSMNDVKDQFNSDRMADEYYRILYNYKG is encoded by the coding sequence ATGGATTTTAAAAATTTTAAAATGCCTTTTGGTATTAATCCTCAATATTCTAAAAAAGTTGCCTATTTTTCAATGGAATTTGCCCTTGAGCAGGTCTTAAAAATATATTCAGGAGGTTTGGGGTTTTTGGCGGGTTCTCACATGAGAAGTGCTTATAATTTAAAGCAAGATCTTATTGGGATTGGGATTCTCTGGAAATTCGGGTATTATGATCAGGCAAGAAATCATGATCAGACGTTACAGCCGACATGGACAAGAAAAATGTACAGCTTTCTGGAAGACACGGGAATAAAATTTCAGATCGAAATTCATAGTGCGCCTGTTTGGGTTAAAGTCTGGTATTTAGATCCTGAAATCTTCAATACGGCACCGATGTTTTTCCTTTCAACAGACGTTCCTGAAAATGATCATATTTCTAAAACAATCTCCCACAGATTATATGACGCCAACGAGTCTACAAAGCTTGCACAATATATTTTATTAGGAAAAGGCGGCGCAAAATTATTAGATGAAATGAATCTTGAAAGAGATACTTACCATCTTAACGAGGCACACGGACTTCCCGCAGCTTTTCATTTATTGAAAAAATATAAGGGAGATTTAAATAAAGTGAAGGAGAAATTAGTTTTCACCACTCACACGCCTGAAGAAGCCGGAAATGAGAAGCATAACATGAAATTGTGTTACGACATGTCTTATTTTTCGGGTTTCAGCATGGAAGAAGTAAAAAGTATTGAAGGTTTTGATGATGACCGTTTCAACCATTCACTTTGCGCTTTGAAAATGGCGAAAGTTGCCAATGGAGTTTCCCAACTTCACGGGGTTGTTTCCAGAGCAATGTGGAGCAAATATCCGGGAATTTGTGAGATAACTTCGATCACCAACGCTCAGGAATTCAAATATTGGTCAGACAAACCACTTTATAACTCTAAAGACGAAAACAATGAGATCGTATTTGATTATCGTAAAAAACATCTAAAAAAGAGACTTTTCAAGATCGTTGCAGACCAAACCGGGAATCTATTTAATCCAAATATCTTTACGATTGTCTGGGCGAGAAGATTTGCAGGTTACAAGCGTGCTGAATTGCTTTTACACGATAAAGACAGGTTTTATAAATTATTAAATAATCCAAAATATCCTGTACAGATTATCTGGGCCGGAAAGCCTTATCCGATGGATTATTCCGCAATTTCTACTTTCAACACGCTGGTTGAAGAAAGTAAAAATCACAAAAATATGGCGGTTCTTACAGGTTATGAACTTTCTTTAAGTAAATCTTTAAAACAAGGTTCTGATCTTTGGTTAAATAACCCAAGAGTTCCAAGAGAAGCATCCGGAACATCAGGAATGACGGCTGCAATGAACGGTTCCGTAAACTTATCAACTGACGACGGATGGATCCCGGAATTTGCAAAACACGGAGAAAATTCTTTCGTGGTTCCAAAAGCGGATTATAATAATATGAGTATTTACGAACAGGATAATTATGATCTGAATAAATTATACGAAATCCTTGAAAACGAGATACTTCCTACGTATTACGACAATCCTAATCAATGGAGAAAAATTCAGCATAACTCGATGAACGATGTTAAAGATCAATTCAATAGCGATAGAATGGCTGATGAATATTATAGAATTCTTTACAATTATAAAGGATAA